One segment of Gammaproteobacteria bacterium DNA contains the following:
- a CDS encoding Uma2 family endonuclease gives MSPQIERKPSLYEQLVALPDGLTGEIINGQLRTQPRPAWPHSLAGSRLGADIEGPYGRGRGGPGGWWIIDEPEVHLILDTEITVPDIAGWRKARMPSPPEGHKIQIVPDWVCEIFSPSSKSTDREEKMPLYARYGVRFTWLVDPKTHTLETYELADAKWQPSGIFRDDDTVSVAPFDEIVIQLADLWG, from the coding sequence CCTCAGATCGAGAGAAAGCCCTCTCTGTACGAGCAATTGGTGGCCCTGCCGGACGGACTGACCGGCGAGATCATCAACGGACAGTTGCGAACACAGCCTCGTCCGGCCTGGCCCCATAGCCTCGCCGGTTCGCGGCTAGGCGCCGATATCGAGGGCCCTTACGGTCGCGGGCGCGGAGGCCCGGGGGGCTGGTGGATCATTGACGAGCCCGAGGTCCACCTTATTCTGGATACCGAGATCACGGTCCCGGATATCGCGGGCTGGCGCAAGGCGCGTATGCCATCGCCGCCGGAGGGGCATAAGATCCAGATCGTGCCGGACTGGGTCTGCGAGATTTTCTCGCCTTCGTCAAAAAGTACGGACCGTGAGGAGAAAATGCCCTTGTATGCGCGCTACGGCGTTCGATTCACCTGGCTCGTCGATCCCAAAACGCACACCCTCGAGACCTACGAGCTCGCCGATGCGAAGTGGCAGCCATCGGGCATCTTCCGCGACGACGACACGGTCTCCGTCGCGCCGTTCGATGAGATTGTCATTCAGCTCGCGGATCTGTGGGGCTGA